One Roseimaritima multifibrata DNA window includes the following coding sequences:
- the dprA gene encoding DNA-processing protein DprA, with product MGQRIESSDSGSVDLQAAKQIHWLQLTMLPGIGPRILTALLERFQTPEATLAASETELKTVAGVGSTLANKIRHAADHVAAQKILDWCAENGTTILRKDHGPYPNPLRDLDDAPPILFCQGEWKPLDALAVGIVGTRHATLYGRAQAERIAYGLARAGVTIVSGLARGIDAAAHRGALDAGGRTIAVLGGGLGKLYPPENQPLATTIASNGAVVSEYRPDASPRGGMFPQRNRLISGLSMATVVVEAPDRSGALITARLSGEQGREVLALPGPVNSRTSQGCHQLIRDGATLIRGPEDILEALGPVSAAIPMKSGQTIRSGAELLLNEQERTVLQAIQPQSTSIDVITSASGLPVQRVLATISVLESRQLVRRLSGQYVARI from the coding sequence ATGGGGCAGCGGATAGAATCGAGCGATTCCGGATCGGTCGATCTGCAAGCGGCGAAACAAATCCATTGGCTTCAACTGACAATGCTCCCCGGGATCGGCCCGCGGATTTTGACCGCACTTCTCGAACGCTTCCAGACTCCGGAAGCAACCCTTGCAGCCAGCGAAACCGAACTGAAAACGGTTGCCGGCGTCGGATCGACATTGGCGAACAAAATTCGTCACGCGGCCGACCATGTGGCGGCACAGAAGATCCTCGATTGGTGTGCCGAAAACGGCACCACCATCCTCAGGAAGGATCATGGCCCCTACCCCAATCCGCTCCGGGACCTGGACGACGCCCCGCCCATCCTGTTTTGCCAAGGGGAGTGGAAGCCGCTGGATGCTCTTGCCGTTGGCATTGTAGGAACGAGGCATGCCACCCTCTACGGGCGGGCTCAGGCCGAACGAATCGCCTACGGGCTTGCCCGCGCAGGGGTGACGATCGTCAGCGGGCTGGCCCGCGGAATCGATGCCGCAGCCCATCGCGGGGCCCTGGATGCGGGCGGACGAACGATTGCGGTCCTGGGGGGCGGGCTGGGAAAGCTATATCCCCCCGAAAACCAGCCGCTCGCCACCACGATTGCCTCCAACGGCGCCGTTGTCAGTGAATATCGCCCCGATGCCTCCCCGCGTGGCGGAATGTTTCCGCAGCGCAATCGACTGATCAGTGGGCTGTCGATGGCTACCGTCGTGGTCGAGGCTCCCGATCGCAGCGGGGCCCTGATAACCGCTCGACTTTCCGGCGAACAAGGGCGAGAGGTACTGGCGCTGCCCGGGCCGGTCAATTCACGGACTTCGCAGGGTTGCCATCAGCTGATCCGCGACGGAGCTACCTTGATTCGCGGGCCCGAAGATATCCTCGAAGCGCTAGGGCCGGTTTCGGCAGCGATCCCAATGAAATCCGGGCAGACGATCCGCAGCGGGGCGGAGTTGCTGCTGAATGAGCAAGAGCGGACGGTTTTGCAAGCCATTCAGCCCCAATCCACTTCGATTGACGTGATCACTTCGGCAAGTGGGTTGCCAGTTCAGCGTGTCCTAGCCACGATTAGTGTTCTCGAGTCACGTCAGTTGGTACGACGGCTGAGTGGCCAATACGTGGCGAGGATTTAA
- a CDS encoding response regulator — protein MTRILIVEDSPTQATQIRFLIEEAGYDAVVAEDGLAALESLANQPCDIVLTDLHMPNMNGLQLVEEVRNRYETIPVILITNDGTETIAAQALQKGAASYIPKRYLDSTLLSTLKGIVEMQDAAKSRQHILNTLVESRSKYILGNNQELVAVLVQHLETELRTFDFGDETGLFQISMALTEAVLNAMDHGNLELSSALRSDAEAYQKLRDERCSTPPYESRRVALSVELTAEKIKLVVADEGKGFDPSTIPDPTDPENLMRENGRGLMLIYSFMDEIHHNETGNEITMIKHRRDPDAEESA, from the coding sequence ATGACTCGAATCTTAATCGTTGAAGACAGTCCGACTCAGGCGACGCAAATTCGATTTTTGATCGAAGAGGCGGGGTATGATGCTGTGGTCGCAGAAGATGGGCTGGCGGCCCTTGAATCGTTGGCAAATCAGCCGTGCGATATTGTGTTGACCGATTTGCATATGCCGAATATGAACGGCTTGCAATTGGTCGAAGAGGTTCGCAATCGTTATGAAACGATACCGGTGATCTTGATCACCAACGATGGCACGGAAACCATCGCAGCTCAGGCGTTGCAAAAAGGGGCGGCAAGCTATATCCCCAAACGCTATCTCGATTCGACGTTGCTCTCCACGCTAAAAGGCATCGTCGAGATGCAGGATGCCGCCAAGTCGCGGCAGCATATTCTTAATACGCTGGTCGAATCTCGATCGAAGTATATTTTGGGGAACAACCAGGAATTGGTTGCCGTCCTTGTCCAGCACCTGGAAACCGAGCTGCGGACCTTTGATTTCGGAGACGAAACGGGGCTCTTTCAGATTTCGATGGCGTTGACCGAAGCGGTCCTCAACGCGATGGACCACGGCAACCTGGAACTCTCTTCGGCTTTGCGCAGTGATGCAGAAGCGTACCAAAAACTACGGGACGAACGTTGCAGTACGCCCCCCTACGAATCACGCCGAGTCGCCCTTTCGGTCGAACTGACGGCGGAGAAAATCAAGCTGGTCGTCGCTGACGAAGGAAAGGGCTTCGACCCAAGCACCATTCCTGACCCGACCGATCCTGAAAACCTGATGCGAGAAAACGGTCGAGGTCTGATGCTGATCTACAGTTTCATGGATGAAATCCACCACAACGAAACAGGGAATGAGATCACGATGATTAAACATCGCCGGGATCCAGATGCCGAGGAATCCGCCTAG
- a CDS encoding S10 family peptidase, with translation MFRFAALMSLALVGSSFLPCPQSVAVAADEKASKQEADKEGKAEREKEAVAEPSVTQGTATIGGKKIDYTATAGKMLMKDDAGEAKAEVFFVAYTVEAADGAKRPITFCFNGGPGSSSVWLHLGMLGPRRVKLNDDAKPIRPPHELIENPYSLLDKTDLVFIDPVSTGFSRPAKGQNKNQFHGFDEDVRSVGQFIHDFTTKYGRWGSPKFLLGESYGGLRAAGLSSELQGRYHMYLNGIVLISAVVDFQTLSAKGNNDIAYALFLPSFAATAWYHKALPESLQNQKVEEVVAQAEAFAREPYLQALLAGDSLSTEKRDEVIARMAELTGLSADYIDRANLRVNMGRFGKELLRDRRQVVGRFDGRYTGVDLDHVGERTGHDPSGSAVFGPFTSAMNQYLRDDLKVEEDRVYEILTGKVHPWDYSEFTNRYVDASSKLRDAIADNPYLRIFAACGYYDLATPSFAMEYTRDHLGLPVELRENFTMEFYDAGHMMYVHEPSLIKLREDLLKFYDTTLADAPAVKKE, from the coding sequence ATGTTCCGCTTTGCTGCCCTGATGTCCCTTGCCCTTGTAGGTTCCTCTTTTCTTCCCTGCCCGCAGTCGGTTGCCGTCGCCGCTGACGAAAAAGCCTCTAAGCAGGAGGCCGATAAAGAGGGAAAGGCGGAACGCGAAAAAGAGGCCGTTGCCGAGCCTTCGGTTACCCAGGGCACCGCCACGATCGGGGGCAAAAAAATCGACTATACCGCCACCGCAGGCAAGATGCTGATGAAGGATGATGCGGGGGAGGCGAAGGCCGAGGTCTTTTTTGTCGCCTATACCGTCGAAGCGGCGGATGGGGCTAAGCGGCCGATTACTTTCTGCTTCAATGGCGGACCTGGATCGTCATCGGTTTGGCTGCACCTAGGGATGCTGGGGCCTCGACGTGTCAAATTGAATGACGATGCCAAACCGATTCGCCCGCCACACGAATTGATCGAGAATCCCTATTCGTTGCTGGACAAAACGGACTTGGTCTTTATCGATCCGGTCAGCACCGGTTTTAGTCGCCCCGCAAAAGGGCAGAACAAGAACCAGTTCCATGGATTTGACGAAGACGTTCGCAGCGTCGGGCAGTTTATCCATGATTTCACCACCAAGTATGGCCGCTGGGGATCGCCTAAATTCCTTTTGGGCGAAAGTTATGGCGGTCTGCGGGCGGCAGGTTTGAGCAGTGAATTGCAGGGCCGGTATCACATGTATCTGAATGGGATCGTGTTGATTTCGGCGGTTGTCGATTTTCAGACGCTAAGTGCAAAGGGGAACAATGACATCGCTTACGCGTTGTTTCTTCCTTCGTTTGCAGCGACGGCTTGGTATCACAAGGCGCTGCCTGAATCACTGCAGAACCAGAAGGTCGAAGAAGTGGTTGCCCAAGCCGAAGCGTTTGCTCGCGAACCGTACCTGCAAGCGTTATTGGCCGGTGATTCACTTTCGACGGAGAAAAGAGACGAAGTGATCGCTCGGATGGCAGAGCTGACGGGGTTGTCTGCAGATTACATCGATCGCGCGAACCTTCGCGTCAATATGGGCCGATTTGGCAAAGAGCTTCTTCGCGACCGGCGACAGGTCGTGGGACGTTTTGACGGACGCTACACCGGCGTGGACCTAGACCATGTTGGTGAGCGGACCGGGCACGACCCCAGCGGTTCGGCCGTTTTTGGCCCTTTCACTTCCGCGATGAATCAATATTTGCGAGACGACCTGAAAGTTGAAGAAGATCGCGTCTATGAGATTCTCACAGGGAAAGTGCATCCCTGGGACTATAGCGAATTCACCAATCGCTACGTCGATGCCTCTTCCAAATTGCGTGATGCAATCGCTGACAATCCGTACTTGCGAATCTTTGCGGCCTGCGGGTATTACGACCTGGCAACCCCTTCGTTTGCTATGGAATACACCCGTGATCATCTGGGCCTGCCGGTCGAACTACGAGAGAATTTCACGATGGAATTCTACGATGCAGGGCACATGATGTACGTCCATGAACCTTCGCTGATAAAGCTTCGCGAGGACCTGCTTAAGTTCTACGACACAACGTTGGCTGACGCTCCCGCTGTAAAGAAAGAATAG
- a CDS encoding RecQ family ATP-dependent DNA helicase — MDSLHTILREVFGHAQFRGSQEPIIRRLLAGQHALVLMPTGGGKSLCYQLPALLPMGDSPALVLVLSPLIALMKDQVDSLRRKGIDATFINSSLSANERKERYANLAAGKYRLLYVTPERFRKPDFCDALSQRTVHLLAVDEAHCVSEWGHDFRPDYTRLESIRQSLGNPVTIALTATATAACQQDILRQLGLSPAEVQIFNSGIERENLDLQVAEIWDEEEKVTHIQEILADPRCPTGSSGITYFTLIKTLERFSDYLRKAGIDHLCYHGDLDRKQRRRIQERFMNGDCPLVLATNAFGMGIDKEDIRFVIHAEAPGSIESYYQEIGRAGRDNLPAVCRLLYAQGDLMTQMQFIEWRNPDADFYGRLFHYLGKHQEEVRAFGFDWLNEKLQSVSRHDHRLSTALAILDRHEIVAGPHPPQAFELRCPVDPPPAPFADNTALSAKRTADQQRLYALVQYTQSEDRKAFLEDYFKSPPAAS, encoded by the coding sequence ATGGATTCTCTTCACACGATTCTGCGAGAGGTATTTGGACACGCTCAGTTTCGTGGCTCGCAAGAACCAATCATTCGCCGGCTTCTCGCCGGCCAACATGCACTTGTGTTGATGCCGACAGGCGGCGGCAAATCGCTCTGCTATCAGCTTCCAGCCTTGCTCCCCATGGGCGATTCTCCGGCTCTGGTGCTGGTTCTCAGCCCGCTAATTGCGTTGATGAAAGACCAAGTCGATTCCCTTCGTCGCAAAGGGATCGATGCCACCTTCATCAATTCGTCGCTTTCGGCGAATGAACGAAAAGAGCGTTATGCAAACCTAGCGGCTGGAAAATACCGTTTGCTCTATGTCACGCCTGAACGCTTTCGCAAACCCGATTTCTGCGATGCGTTAAGCCAGCGCACCGTCCACCTTTTAGCGGTCGATGAAGCCCACTGCGTGAGCGAATGGGGGCACGACTTCAGGCCCGATTACACCCGCCTGGAATCGATCCGACAATCACTTGGCAATCCGGTCACGATTGCACTCACGGCGACCGCCACCGCTGCCTGCCAACAGGATATCCTCCGCCAACTGGGACTCTCCCCCGCGGAAGTCCAGATATTCAACAGCGGCATCGAACGAGAAAACCTAGACCTTCAAGTCGCCGAAATCTGGGACGAAGAGGAAAAAGTCACTCACATCCAAGAAATCCTTGCCGATCCACGTTGCCCAACCGGCAGCAGCGGCATCACCTATTTCACACTGATCAAAACACTCGAACGCTTCAGCGACTATCTCCGCAAAGCCGGAATCGACCACCTCTGCTACCACGGCGACCTTGACCGCAAACAGCGTCGCCGAATCCAAGAGCGATTCATGAACGGAGACTGCCCGCTGGTATTGGCCACCAATGCGTTTGGAATGGGAATCGACAAAGAGGACATCCGCTTTGTCATTCATGCCGAAGCGCCGGGGTCGATTGAATCGTACTACCAGGAAATCGGACGCGCGGGGCGTGACAACCTGCCCGCGGTTTGTCGACTGCTGTACGCCCAAGGCGATCTAATGACTCAGATGCAATTCATCGAATGGCGAAATCCCGACGCCGATTTTTACGGGCGTCTGTTTCATTATCTCGGCAAACACCAGGAAGAAGTTCGAGCGTTTGGTTTCGACTGGCTGAACGAAAAACTGCAATCGGTCAGCCGGCATGACCACCGACTTTCGACCGCACTTGCGATCCTCGATCGCCACGAAATCGTAGCCGGCCCCCACCCGCCGCAAGCTTTCGAATTGCGTTGTCCCGTCGATCCACCTCCGGCCCCATTCGCAGACAACACGGCCCTCTCTGCCAAGCGGACCGCGGACCAGCAGCGTCTTTATGCACTGGTTCAGTACACACAATCGGAAGATCGCAAAGCCTTCCTGGAAGACTACTTCAAGAGCCCTCCAGCAGCATCCTGA
- a CDS encoding acyl-CoA desaturase, which yields MSTTLEPNPSQPKPPRRTKKSKAGKQKDSLNGVAVEKKASSATDLNPASERKQWSRVSWYALIWLGLAHIVCLAAPFTFTWQALAFTVFMHWITGSLGICLGYHRLLTHMGMKCYPWVRYLFTGIGTLAGEGSALDWVADHRKHHAYSDHDGDPHSPQDGGMWSHMFWLAFHTHTGSRQEYLQRWVPDLLKERGMRVLDKLFLPIHVLNGFLVTGLGYWLGGTEMAISFLVWGVFCRLVFVLHATWMVNSLSHMWGYRNYTTTDDSRNNWLVAIVAYGEGWHNNHHAYPRMAKHGHKWWEIDVTWMAICTLKKLGLVWDVVDYKNAAEKKARDEALIA from the coding sequence ATGTCCACCACTCTGGAACCGAATCCAAGTCAACCTAAGCCCCCCCGCCGTACGAAGAAAAGCAAGGCTGGGAAGCAGAAAGATTCCCTCAATGGCGTCGCCGTTGAAAAGAAAGCCTCAAGCGCGACCGACCTGAATCCTGCTTCCGAACGGAAGCAATGGAGTCGCGTCAGCTGGTACGCGCTGATCTGGCTTGGACTAGCCCACATCGTCTGCCTTGCAGCCCCGTTCACCTTCACGTGGCAGGCATTGGCATTCACCGTATTCATGCACTGGATTACGGGCAGTCTAGGAATCTGTTTGGGTTACCATCGTCTGCTGACGCACATGGGCATGAAGTGTTACCCCTGGGTCCGTTACCTGTTCACCGGTATTGGCACGCTTGCTGGCGAAGGCTCGGCACTCGACTGGGTCGCCGACCACCGCAAGCATCATGCGTATAGCGACCATGATGGAGACCCACATTCGCCTCAAGACGGCGGAATGTGGAGCCACATGTTTTGGCTGGCTTTCCATACCCACACCGGAAGCCGCCAAGAATACCTACAGCGCTGGGTTCCTGATTTGTTGAAAGAGCGTGGGATGCGGGTCCTGGACAAGTTGTTCCTACCGATCCATGTCCTGAACGGCTTTTTGGTCACTGGACTTGGTTATTGGTTGGGCGGAACCGAAATGGCAATCTCATTCCTCGTTTGGGGCGTATTCTGTCGCTTGGTTTTTGTTCTTCATGCAACTTGGATGGTAAATTCGCTCAGCCACATGTGGGGCTATCGCAACTACACCACCACCGACGACAGCCGCAACAACTGGTTGGTCGCAATCGTCGCTTACGGCGAAGGCTGGCACAACAACCATCACGCTTACCCACGGATGGCCAAACATGGTCACAAATGGTGGGAAATCGATGTTACCTGGATGGCCATCTGCACCCTGAAAAAGCTAGGCTTGGTCTGGGATGTTGTCGACTACAAAAATGCTGCTGAAAAGAAAGCTCGCGACGAAGCCCTAATCGCTTAG
- the pnp gene encoding polyribonucleotide nucleotidyltransferase: protein MVKIRVEKQIGRHTLSFETGQLAKQAAASVLVQYGDTVVLSAVASGPARQGIDFFPLMCDYRERYAAAGKFPGGFLKREGRPTTKETLSSRLIDRPIRPLWPAGYKAEVQIQNFVMSSDMQNDGDVLAMNGASTACHISPLPFLGPLASVRVGKVDGKLIPFPSVDDLEESELDMIVSGNRDEVAMIEGFAQEMPEEEMMEAIQFAHGVIKEILDMQEEFYRKVNPTKEPYTVPEDDGLFERLNNAYYDEFRSVKQTAGKQERAEAVRALRDRAMSDVIPDPKAEGAISTDRFKSVWHDLEEKIVCDLIVAGTRPDGRDRTSLRPIYCETDLLPKVHGSALFQRGETQAMVTITLGTSRDEQRVDGLQDEISKKFMLDYNFPSFSVGECRPIRGPGRREIGHGMLAERSIAPVLPDAEEFPYTIRVISDILESNGSSSMASVCGATLGLMASGVPISNPVAGISVGLVKSSPDNWCLLTDILGDEDHFGDMDFKIAGTQNGITGIQLDLKVTGVSFEIIRATLKQSREARIEILRKMLTTISRPRKEISATAPRLLRTKIAADKIGALIGPGGKNIRGIQERTGAVIEVDDDGTVLIASGNAESAQEALRSVEACTATVQIGKIYDGTVSSIKDFGAFVEILPGRDGLCHISELSSGYISSIDKVVQVGDSMKVLVIDVDEHDRVKLSRRKAIEELGIEDEMASEAEAEGGERGGDDEDRPRRPQRNRGRGTGGGGDRGRSGSGRSGGGGGGGGGRPRD, encoded by the coding sequence ATAGTGAAAATTCGAGTTGAAAAGCAGATAGGACGCCACACGCTGTCCTTCGAAACCGGCCAATTGGCCAAGCAAGCGGCCGCCTCGGTGCTGGTCCAGTACGGTGACACGGTTGTATTGAGTGCGGTTGCCAGTGGGCCAGCCCGCCAGGGAATTGACTTTTTCCCATTGATGTGTGACTACCGCGAACGCTACGCAGCAGCCGGTAAATTCCCAGGTGGCTTCCTGAAACGTGAAGGCCGCCCGACCACCAAAGAAACCCTTAGCAGCCGCCTGATCGACCGCCCGATCCGCCCTCTTTGGCCAGCCGGTTACAAAGCTGAAGTTCAAATCCAGAACTTCGTCATGTCCAGCGACATGCAAAATGACGGCGACGTTTTGGCAATGAACGGTGCTTCCACCGCTTGCCACATCAGCCCCCTGCCATTCCTCGGACCGCTCGCAAGCGTCCGCGTCGGCAAAGTTGATGGCAAACTGATTCCTTTCCCATCGGTCGATGACCTTGAGGAAAGCGAACTGGACATGATCGTCAGCGGCAACCGCGATGAAGTCGCGATGATCGAGGGCTTTGCCCAAGAAATGCCTGAAGAAGAGATGATGGAAGCGATTCAGTTCGCTCACGGCGTCATCAAAGAAATCCTCGACATGCAAGAGGAATTCTATCGCAAAGTGAACCCGACCAAGGAACCTTACACCGTTCCTGAAGACGACGGCCTATTTGAGCGTCTGAACAACGCTTACTACGACGAATTCCGTTCGGTCAAGCAAACCGCTGGCAAACAAGAACGAGCCGAAGCCGTCCGCGCCCTTCGCGATCGTGCGATGAGCGACGTCATTCCTGACCCGAAAGCCGAAGGCGCGATCAGCACCGACCGCTTCAAATCGGTCTGGCACGACCTGGAAGAAAAAATCGTCTGCGACCTGATCGTCGCTGGAACTCGCCCCGATGGTCGCGATCGCACCTCGCTTCGCCCCATCTACTGCGAAACCGACCTGCTTCCAAAGGTTCACGGTTCGGCATTGTTCCAACGTGGCGAAACCCAAGCGATGGTCACCATCACACTGGGAACCTCGCGAGACGAACAACGCGTTGACGGACTGCAGGACGAAATCAGCAAGAAGTTCATGCTCGATTACAACTTCCCATCCTTCTCGGTCGGCGAATGCCGCCCGATCCGAGGACCAGGACGTCGTGAAATCGGTCACGGAATGCTGGCCGAGCGAAGCATCGCTCCTGTCCTTCCAGACGCAGAAGAATTCCCATACACCATCCGCGTCATCAGCGACATCCTGGAATCGAATGGCTCCAGCTCGATGGCTTCGGTTTGCGGTGCAACCCTCGGCCTGATGGCTTCGGGCGTTCCAATCAGCAATCCGGTTGCAGGTATCTCGGTTGGCTTGGTCAAATCCTCACCAGACAACTGGTGCCTATTGACCGACATCCTTGGCGACGAAGATCACTTCGGCGACATGGACTTCAAAATCGCTGGAACTCAAAACGGCATCACCGGCATTCAGTTAGACCTGAAAGTCACCGGTGTTTCGTTTGAAATCATCCGTGCGACCCTGAAGCAGTCCCGCGAAGCTCGGATCGAAATCCTTCGCAAGATGTTGACAACGATCTCTCGCCCACGCAAAGAGATCAGCGCCACAGCGCCTCGCCTGTTGCGAACCAAGATCGCTGCCGACAAAATCGGCGCTTTGATCGGTCCTGGCGGCAAAAACATCCGCGGCATCCAAGAACGAACCGGTGCGGTTATCGAAGTCGATGACGACGGTACCGTCTTGATCGCCAGCGGCAACGCTGAAAGTGCTCAAGAGGCCCTTCGCAGTGTTGAAGCTTGCACGGCAACCGTTCAGATCGGCAAGATCTACGACGGCACCGTCAGCAGCATCAAGGACTTCGGAGCCTTTGTCGAAATCCTTCCAGGACGTGACGGCTTGTGCCACATCAGCGAACTATCCAGTGGCTACATCAGCAGCATCGACAAGGTCGTCCAAGTTGGCGATTCGATGAAAGTGTTGGTTATCGATGTCGACGAGCACGACCGAGTGAAATTGAGCCGCCGCAAGGCGATCGAAGAACTTGGCATCGAAGACGAAATGGCCTCCGAAGCTGAAGCCGAAGGTGGCGAACGTGGTGGAGACGACGAAGATCGCCCACGCCGTCCACAGCGGAACCGCGGACGCGGTACCGGCGGTGGCGGAGATCGTGGCCGTAGCGGTTCAGGCCGCAGCGGTGGCGGTGGTGGTGGTGGTGGTGGCCGCCCACGCGACTGA
- the rpsO gene encoding 30S ribosomal protein S15: MTITKERKQEVITEFRHESDDTGSPEVQIAILTERINGLTEHMRTHRKDFGSRRGLLGLVSRRRRLLDYVRGKDPQRYLDIIGRLGIRK, encoded by the coding sequence ATGACCATTACGAAAGAACGCAAACAGGAAGTGATTACCGAATTCCGTCACGAGAGTGACGATACCGGTTCCCCTGAAGTGCAAATTGCGATTTTGACCGAACGGATCAATGGCCTGACCGAACACATGCGGACCCACCGCAAAGACTTCGGCTCACGCCGCGGCCTGCTGGGTCTTGTCAGCCGTCGTCGTCGGTTGTTGGACTACGTTCGTGGCAAAGATCCACAGCGTTATTTGGATATCATCGGTCGCTTGGGTATCCGTAAGTAG
- a CDS encoding agmatine deiminase family protein encodes MNTYSDSPSPYRWPAEWEPMECIWIAWPHSRDTWPGRFQRVPPAFVRFIRNIAEVLPVRLLVPAKCREESAQWLANISNITSFEIGTNDCWVRDYGPTFVQKQSDGSIHGVDWNYNAWGGKYSPWSLDAAAAQAICSAVKIPRLASRLTTEGGALESDGQGRLLTTTDCLVTESRNSGWSQKDIARELHQFLGVEEILWLDEVGLEGDDTDGHIDQLARFTDPQNVVVAACKEKSDPNYEPLQRLYRQLFVWGRQTSPQVEIHRLQIPPRRTIDGQRVPESYCNFLMLSDKRILFPQFRTPETDRVALGIMRNLLPNYEVLPVDAADLAWGLGAFHCASQQQPAAR; translated from the coding sequence TTGAACACCTACTCCGACTCGCCCTCCCCTTATCGCTGGCCAGCGGAATGGGAGCCCATGGAATGTATCTGGATCGCATGGCCCCACAGCCGAGACACCTGGCCCGGCCGATTCCAGCGAGTCCCCCCCGCATTCGTGCGATTCATCCGAAACATCGCGGAAGTGCTGCCGGTACGCCTGCTCGTGCCAGCCAAGTGCCGCGAGGAATCGGCTCAGTGGCTTGCCAACATCTCCAACATCACATCCTTTGAAATCGGCACAAACGACTGCTGGGTCCGAGACTACGGCCCCACCTTCGTCCAAAAACAAAGCGATGGTTCCATCCACGGAGTCGACTGGAACTACAACGCCTGGGGCGGGAAATACTCTCCCTGGAGCCTCGACGCCGCGGCCGCCCAAGCGATCTGCAGCGCAGTCAAAATCCCGCGACTGGCAAGCCGCCTCACGACCGAAGGAGGCGCCCTAGAGAGCGACGGACAGGGACGTCTCCTGACGACAACGGACTGCCTGGTCACCGAATCGCGAAACTCAGGCTGGAGCCAAAAAGATATCGCACGGGAACTCCACCAATTCCTCGGCGTCGAAGAAATCCTTTGGCTTGACGAAGTCGGGCTAGAAGGAGACGACACAGACGGGCACATCGATCAACTCGCACGCTTCACCGACCCACAAAATGTCGTGGTGGCGGCCTGCAAGGAAAAATCGGACCCCAACTACGAACCGCTGCAGCGACTCTACCGGCAACTCTTCGTATGGGGACGCCAGACGTCGCCTCAGGTCGAAATCCATCGCCTCCAAATCCCGCCCAGGCGGACGATCGACGGGCAACGAGTCCCTGAAAGCTACTGCAATTTCCTAATGCTAAGCGACAAACGGATCCTCTTCCCGCAGTTCCGAACGCCCGAGACCGACCGCGTCGCACTCGGAATCATGCGAAACTTGCTGCCGAACTACGAAGTCCTACCGGTCGACGCGGCCGATTTAGCCTGGGGACTTGGAGCGTTCCACTGTGCCAGCCAGCAGCAACCGGCGGCGCGGTAG
- a CDS encoding tRNA (cytidine(34)-2'-O)-methyltransferase has protein sequence MTNLKRETEMEKQTPSPGSFPDATPSMQADASDPTAHIVLYRPEIPQNTGNIGRSCVATGAKLWLVGPTGFEITHSRLKRAGMDYWQYLEWVQMENWQSLQEQLPTKRQWFFSRFAKRPIWDAPLQRGDAFIFGCESAGLPEEILDLSSPYAINLPTRPQVRSLNLAVTAGIALYQLLAKCPDARPTLPPDGMPTN, from the coding sequence ATGACGAATCTGAAAAGAGAAACCGAGATGGAAAAGCAAACACCGTCGCCGGGTAGTTTCCCAGACGCGACCCCTTCGATGCAAGCCGATGCAAGCGACCCTACGGCCCACATTGTTCTCTACCGCCCCGAAATCCCACAAAACACTGGAAACATCGGTCGCAGCTGTGTTGCCACCGGGGCAAAATTATGGCTGGTAGGCCCGACCGGCTTCGAAATAACCCACAGCCGACTGAAACGCGCCGGGATGGATTACTGGCAATACCTTGAGTGGGTCCAAATGGAAAACTGGCAATCCCTGCAAGAACAACTGCCCACCAAGCGGCAATGGTTCTTCAGCCGATTTGCGAAACGACCGATTTGGGACGCCCCCCTGCAACGAGGCGACGCGTTCATTTTCGGCTGTGAATCGGCTGGCCTGCCCGAAGAAATTCTCGACCTCTCCAGCCCCTACGCAATAAACCTGCCGACCCGCCCCCAGGTCCGCAGCCTAAACCTTGCGGTCACCGCCGGAATCGCACTATACCAATTGCTTGCCAAGTGCCCCGACGCCCGCCCCACCCTTCCTCCCGACGGGATGCCCACGAATTGA